One region of Scomber scombrus chromosome 10, fScoSco1.1, whole genome shotgun sequence genomic DNA includes:
- the LOC133987931 gene encoding specifically androgen-regulated gene protein isoform X2 — protein sequence MPKSDTWPGGVAMESLSNMDSAGSCDSSEDSMEHLSAEERACLMYLEETIEALEVQEDSGFSNDEPEPGHLAEKMGQMRGEDISSVKSDESKTDQESFLSNAVPTPIAHLPAVPGSRALNVEDKAEPHAPEPQSTADSSSVKLMTQPKPSVPESVADCKVSSPATQTEVLSSATDGPGNSKHVPTAQSTKASDIDLDLIPPPSDFMDEPDLPPQPEKEEHLPLFAETSNNRPTPIDLEQQQQSASAKKTSVDTPLTEEPPNKPTAGVPASLNPPAVASVLLMSPPPETAEPRSPPAVAPKPKKLPANIILKSHKASVAGSDANSVHSVPASPDRQMLDPQRVRIEALRKLGLLKSEEVDSGPILSPKLSPKSRKSWAAPPRSPISPAAPHTPPLTPSYSQVNSTPPVAVAPSATFAAPDILPVPAAFSDGRLPSNTELSTVLGATVNMTPPHTPPALIKLPTPPKKTGIKSATLERSGLGLSSYMAQESNKAKQDVSSEQSLNQLRNNRPRPASLGSRKEFSSSLGEGVQAGIPASKNPNSRVSLPLHTAFQHSGDSQKLPRSQGISVLICPRAENGENRREALKKLGLLRD from the exons ATGCCGAAGAGTGACACGTGGCCAGGTGGCGTTGCCATGGAATCCTTGAGCAATATGGACAGTGCTGGGAGCTGCGACAGT AGTGAGGACAGTATGGAGCACTTATCTGCAGAAGAGAGAGCGTGTCTCATGTATCTGGAGGAAACAATTGAGGCTCTGGAGGTACAGGAGGACAGCGGCTTTTCCAATGATGAACCAGAACCTGGGCACCTGGCAGAAAAAATGGGtcagatgagaggagagg ATATTTCCAGTGTCAAGTCTGATGAGTCCAAAACAGACCAGGAATCATTTCTCAGTAATGCCGTGCCCACACCAATTGCCCATTTACCAGCAGTACCTGGATCCAGAGCGTTAAACGTTGAAGACAAAGCTGAGCCTCATGCTCCTGAACCACAGTCCACTGCTGATTCTTCATCAGTAAAGCTCATGACTCAACCAAAACCCTCAGTTCCTGAATCAGTTGCTGACTGCAAAGTTTCCTCACCAGCTACTCAGACTGAGGTCTTGAGTTCAGCCACTGATGGACCTGGCAATTCTAAGCATGTCCCTACAGCTCAGTCCACTAAGGCCTCTGACATAGATCTGGATCTGATCCCCCCTCCCTCAGACTTCATGGATGAACCAGACCTTCCTCCACAGCCAGAGAAAGAAGAACACCTTCCTCTATTTGCAGAGACCTCCAATAACAGGCCAACACCTATTGACTTGGAGCAGCAACAACAAAGTGCCTCGGCAAAGAAAACCTCGGTGGACACCCCTTTAACTGAGGAACCTCCAAACAAACCCACAGCTGGAGTGCCTGCAAGTCTTAATCCACCAGCAGTTGCCTCTGTTCTTCTAATGAGCCCCCCTCCTGAGACAGCAGAGCCCAGAAGTCCACCTGCTGTGGCCCCTAAGCCCAAGAAGCTTCCTGCCAACATTATTCTCAAGTCACACAAGGCATCGGTGGCTGGCTCAGATGCCAACTCAGTTCATTCGGTCCCTGCTAGCCCTGACCGACAGATGTTGGACCCTCAGAGAGTCCGCATTGAGGCCCTACGAAAGCTTGGCTTGCTTAAAAGTGAAGAGGTAGATTCAGGCCCTATCTTGAGCCCCAAACTTTCTCCCAAATCTCGAAAGTCATGGGCAGCTCCTCCTCGTTCTCCAATCAGCCCAGCAGCTCCACATACACCACCCTTAACACCATCTTACAGCCAAGTGAACAGCACACCGCCTGTGGCTGTGGCACCATCAGCTACTTTTGCAGCTCCTGATATTCTTCCAGTACCTGCTGCTTTCAGTGATGGACGTCTCCCATCAAATACTGAACTGTCCACTGTTTTAGGGGCCACAGTTAATATGACCCCTCCTCATACCCCTCCTGCACTGATCAAGCTGCCAACCCCACCCAAGAAAACTGGTATCAAATCAGCTACCTTGGAGCGCTCTGGCCTGGGTCTAAGCAGTTATATGGCTCAAGAATCCAATAAAGCTAAACAGGACGTCAGTAGCGAGCAAAGTCTCAATCAATTGCGTAACAATCGGCCACGCCCTGCCTCTCTAGGGAGTAGGAAGGAGTTTTCAAGCAGTCTGGGAGAAGGTGTGCAGGCAGGCATTCCCGCCAGCAAAAACCCGAACTCACGGGTGTCCCTGCCTCTCCATACTGCCTTTCAGCACTCTGGAGACTCTCAGAAGCTGCCTCGATCACAAGGCATCAGCGTGCTGATCTGCCCTCGTGCAGAAAATGGAGAGAACCGCCGCGAGGCTCTGAAAAAGCTGGGACTGCTCAGGGACTGA
- the LOC133987931 gene encoding specifically androgen-regulated gene protein isoform X1 produces MPKSDTWPGGVAMESLSNMDSAGSCDSVISMNSGCSEDSMEHLSAEERACLMYLEETIEALEVQEDSGFSNDEPEPGHLAEKMGQMRGEDISSVKSDESKTDQESFLSNAVPTPIAHLPAVPGSRALNVEDKAEPHAPEPQSTADSSSVKLMTQPKPSVPESVADCKVSSPATQTEVLSSATDGPGNSKHVPTAQSTKASDIDLDLIPPPSDFMDEPDLPPQPEKEEHLPLFAETSNNRPTPIDLEQQQQSASAKKTSVDTPLTEEPPNKPTAGVPASLNPPAVASVLLMSPPPETAEPRSPPAVAPKPKKLPANIILKSHKASVAGSDANSVHSVPASPDRQMLDPQRVRIEALRKLGLLKSEEVDSGPILSPKLSPKSRKSWAAPPRSPISPAAPHTPPLTPSYSQVNSTPPVAVAPSATFAAPDILPVPAAFSDGRLPSNTELSTVLGATVNMTPPHTPPALIKLPTPPKKTGIKSATLERSGLGLSSYMAQESNKAKQDVSSEQSLNQLRNNRPRPASLGSRKEFSSSLGEGVQAGIPASKNPNSRVSLPLHTAFQHSGDSQKLPRSQGISVLICPRAENGENRREALKKLGLLRD; encoded by the exons ATGCCGAAGAGTGACACGTGGCCAGGTGGCGTTGCCATGGAATCCTTGAGCAATATGGACAGTGCTGGGAGCTGCGACAGTGTAATCAGCATGAACTCTGGCTGT AGTGAGGACAGTATGGAGCACTTATCTGCAGAAGAGAGAGCGTGTCTCATGTATCTGGAGGAAACAATTGAGGCTCTGGAGGTACAGGAGGACAGCGGCTTTTCCAATGATGAACCAGAACCTGGGCACCTGGCAGAAAAAATGGGtcagatgagaggagagg ATATTTCCAGTGTCAAGTCTGATGAGTCCAAAACAGACCAGGAATCATTTCTCAGTAATGCCGTGCCCACACCAATTGCCCATTTACCAGCAGTACCTGGATCCAGAGCGTTAAACGTTGAAGACAAAGCTGAGCCTCATGCTCCTGAACCACAGTCCACTGCTGATTCTTCATCAGTAAAGCTCATGACTCAACCAAAACCCTCAGTTCCTGAATCAGTTGCTGACTGCAAAGTTTCCTCACCAGCTACTCAGACTGAGGTCTTGAGTTCAGCCACTGATGGACCTGGCAATTCTAAGCATGTCCCTACAGCTCAGTCCACTAAGGCCTCTGACATAGATCTGGATCTGATCCCCCCTCCCTCAGACTTCATGGATGAACCAGACCTTCCTCCACAGCCAGAGAAAGAAGAACACCTTCCTCTATTTGCAGAGACCTCCAATAACAGGCCAACACCTATTGACTTGGAGCAGCAACAACAAAGTGCCTCGGCAAAGAAAACCTCGGTGGACACCCCTTTAACTGAGGAACCTCCAAACAAACCCACAGCTGGAGTGCCTGCAAGTCTTAATCCACCAGCAGTTGCCTCTGTTCTTCTAATGAGCCCCCCTCCTGAGACAGCAGAGCCCAGAAGTCCACCTGCTGTGGCCCCTAAGCCCAAGAAGCTTCCTGCCAACATTATTCTCAAGTCACACAAGGCATCGGTGGCTGGCTCAGATGCCAACTCAGTTCATTCGGTCCCTGCTAGCCCTGACCGACAGATGTTGGACCCTCAGAGAGTCCGCATTGAGGCCCTACGAAAGCTTGGCTTGCTTAAAAGTGAAGAGGTAGATTCAGGCCCTATCTTGAGCCCCAAACTTTCTCCCAAATCTCGAAAGTCATGGGCAGCTCCTCCTCGTTCTCCAATCAGCCCAGCAGCTCCACATACACCACCCTTAACACCATCTTACAGCCAAGTGAACAGCACACCGCCTGTGGCTGTGGCACCATCAGCTACTTTTGCAGCTCCTGATATTCTTCCAGTACCTGCTGCTTTCAGTGATGGACGTCTCCCATCAAATACTGAACTGTCCACTGTTTTAGGGGCCACAGTTAATATGACCCCTCCTCATACCCCTCCTGCACTGATCAAGCTGCCAACCCCACCCAAGAAAACTGGTATCAAATCAGCTACCTTGGAGCGCTCTGGCCTGGGTCTAAGCAGTTATATGGCTCAAGAATCCAATAAAGCTAAACAGGACGTCAGTAGCGAGCAAAGTCTCAATCAATTGCGTAACAATCGGCCACGCCCTGCCTCTCTAGGGAGTAGGAAGGAGTTTTCAAGCAGTCTGGGAGAAGGTGTGCAGGCAGGCATTCCCGCCAGCAAAAACCCGAACTCACGGGTGTCCCTGCCTCTCCATACTGCCTTTCAGCACTCTGGAGACTCTCAGAAGCTGCCTCGATCACAAGGCATCAGCGTGCTGATCTGCCCTCGTGCAGAAAATGGAGAGAACCGCCGCGAGGCTCTGAAAAAGCTGGGACTGCTCAGGGACTGA
- the LOC133987931 gene encoding specifically androgen-regulated gene protein isoform X3, with the protein MEHLSAEERACLMYLEETIEALEVQEDSGFSNDEPEPGHLAEKMGQMRGEDISSVKSDESKTDQESFLSNAVPTPIAHLPAVPGSRALNVEDKAEPHAPEPQSTADSSSVKLMTQPKPSVPESVADCKVSSPATQTEVLSSATDGPGNSKHVPTAQSTKASDIDLDLIPPPSDFMDEPDLPPQPEKEEHLPLFAETSNNRPTPIDLEQQQQSASAKKTSVDTPLTEEPPNKPTAGVPASLNPPAVASVLLMSPPPETAEPRSPPAVAPKPKKLPANIILKSHKASVAGSDANSVHSVPASPDRQMLDPQRVRIEALRKLGLLKSEEVDSGPILSPKLSPKSRKSWAAPPRSPISPAAPHTPPLTPSYSQVNSTPPVAVAPSATFAAPDILPVPAAFSDGRLPSNTELSTVLGATVNMTPPHTPPALIKLPTPPKKTGIKSATLERSGLGLSSYMAQESNKAKQDVSSEQSLNQLRNNRPRPASLGSRKEFSSSLGEGVQAGIPASKNPNSRVSLPLHTAFQHSGDSQKLPRSQGISVLICPRAENGENRREALKKLGLLRD; encoded by the exons ATGGAGCACTTATCTGCAGAAGAGAGAGCGTGTCTCATGTATCTGGAGGAAACAATTGAGGCTCTGGAGGTACAGGAGGACAGCGGCTTTTCCAATGATGAACCAGAACCTGGGCACCTGGCAGAAAAAATGGGtcagatgagaggagagg ATATTTCCAGTGTCAAGTCTGATGAGTCCAAAACAGACCAGGAATCATTTCTCAGTAATGCCGTGCCCACACCAATTGCCCATTTACCAGCAGTACCTGGATCCAGAGCGTTAAACGTTGAAGACAAAGCTGAGCCTCATGCTCCTGAACCACAGTCCACTGCTGATTCTTCATCAGTAAAGCTCATGACTCAACCAAAACCCTCAGTTCCTGAATCAGTTGCTGACTGCAAAGTTTCCTCACCAGCTACTCAGACTGAGGTCTTGAGTTCAGCCACTGATGGACCTGGCAATTCTAAGCATGTCCCTACAGCTCAGTCCACTAAGGCCTCTGACATAGATCTGGATCTGATCCCCCCTCCCTCAGACTTCATGGATGAACCAGACCTTCCTCCACAGCCAGAGAAAGAAGAACACCTTCCTCTATTTGCAGAGACCTCCAATAACAGGCCAACACCTATTGACTTGGAGCAGCAACAACAAAGTGCCTCGGCAAAGAAAACCTCGGTGGACACCCCTTTAACTGAGGAACCTCCAAACAAACCCACAGCTGGAGTGCCTGCAAGTCTTAATCCACCAGCAGTTGCCTCTGTTCTTCTAATGAGCCCCCCTCCTGAGACAGCAGAGCCCAGAAGTCCACCTGCTGTGGCCCCTAAGCCCAAGAAGCTTCCTGCCAACATTATTCTCAAGTCACACAAGGCATCGGTGGCTGGCTCAGATGCCAACTCAGTTCATTCGGTCCCTGCTAGCCCTGACCGACAGATGTTGGACCCTCAGAGAGTCCGCATTGAGGCCCTACGAAAGCTTGGCTTGCTTAAAAGTGAAGAGGTAGATTCAGGCCCTATCTTGAGCCCCAAACTTTCTCCCAAATCTCGAAAGTCATGGGCAGCTCCTCCTCGTTCTCCAATCAGCCCAGCAGCTCCACATACACCACCCTTAACACCATCTTACAGCCAAGTGAACAGCACACCGCCTGTGGCTGTGGCACCATCAGCTACTTTTGCAGCTCCTGATATTCTTCCAGTACCTGCTGCTTTCAGTGATGGACGTCTCCCATCAAATACTGAACTGTCCACTGTTTTAGGGGCCACAGTTAATATGACCCCTCCTCATACCCCTCCTGCACTGATCAAGCTGCCAACCCCACCCAAGAAAACTGGTATCAAATCAGCTACCTTGGAGCGCTCTGGCCTGGGTCTAAGCAGTTATATGGCTCAAGAATCCAATAAAGCTAAACAGGACGTCAGTAGCGAGCAAAGTCTCAATCAATTGCGTAACAATCGGCCACGCCCTGCCTCTCTAGGGAGTAGGAAGGAGTTTTCAAGCAGTCTGGGAGAAGGTGTGCAGGCAGGCATTCCCGCCAGCAAAAACCCGAACTCACGGGTGTCCCTGCCTCTCCATACTGCCTTTCAGCACTCTGGAGACTCTCAGAAGCTGCCTCGATCACAAGGCATCAGCGTGCTGATCTGCCCTCGTGCAGAAAATGGAGAGAACCGCCGCGAGGCTCTGAAAAAGCTGGGACTGCTCAGGGACTGA